Proteins found in one Sporosarcina jeotgali genomic segment:
- a CDS encoding M24 family metallopeptidase encodes MTDMYEKRRRSLGTHLQDQSLSAVLVTDPANVFYFTGFNSDPHERFLGLFMEASEGKTILFAPALDKDAAAESSDIEKIVAISDEQLPFDVIRSTVGDLSGSFGIEAKAFSYFRYNEFRTAFPAAEVADVQAFINKLRKRKTREEIAALKKPIEIIERVLEEGIKLVKVGMTESELTAELEYLMRKFGADGPSFSTIVLSGEKAALPHGEPGERKLQVGDYLLIDFGVAKDGYMSDTTRTFIIGEASDRQRLLYDTVLASNQAGIHAVQAGNPVKTFDIAARSVIQEAGFGEYFNNRVGHGLGIEVHEEPSIHMNNEEIAEPGLVFTIEPGIYIPGEGGVRIEDTVYINEDGEVELLSTFPRELRILG; translated from the coding sequence ATGACTGACATGTACGAAAAAAGGCGCCGCTCGCTGGGCACACATCTTCAAGACCAATCACTTTCTGCGGTGCTCGTAACGGATCCCGCCAACGTATTCTATTTCACAGGTTTCAACTCAGATCCACACGAGCGTTTTCTAGGGCTCTTCATGGAAGCATCCGAAGGGAAAACGATTCTCTTCGCCCCTGCACTTGATAAGGATGCAGCTGCAGAGAGCTCTGATATCGAAAAAATTGTCGCGATTTCGGATGAACAACTTCCGTTTGACGTTATTCGTTCCACTGTCGGTGACCTGTCAGGAAGCTTCGGAATCGAAGCGAAAGCATTCAGCTATTTCCGCTACAACGAATTCCGCACCGCATTCCCTGCAGCAGAAGTGGCAGATGTTCAGGCGTTCATCAACAAGCTGCGCAAACGGAAAACACGTGAAGAAATTGCCGCACTCAAAAAGCCGATTGAAATTATTGAGCGCGTTCTTGAAGAAGGCATCAAGCTCGTGAAAGTCGGCATGACTGAATCTGAACTGACTGCTGAGCTTGAATACTTAATGCGTAAATTCGGTGCAGATGGTCCATCGTTCTCTACGATTGTGTTATCTGGAGAAAAAGCGGCATTGCCTCACGGTGAGCCTGGCGAGCGCAAACTGCAAGTCGGTGATTATTTGCTAATCGATTTCGGAGTCGCTAAAGACGGTTACATGTCCGATACGACGCGCACGTTCATTATCGGAGAAGCCTCCGATCGCCAGCGGCTCCTTTACGATACAGTACTGGCATCAAACCAGGCTGGTATCCATGCAGTTCAAGCTGGCAATCCTGTAAAAACATTCGACATTGCTGCAAGAAGCGTCATTCAAGAAGCAGGTTTCGGTGAGTATTTCAATAACCGCGTCGGCCATGGTCTCGGAATTGAAGTCCATGAAGAGCCTTCCATTCACATGAACAACGAAGAAATCGCGGAACCCGGCCTCGTGTTCACAATCGAGCCTGGCATCTACATCCCAGGCGAAGGCGGCGTCCGCATTGAAGATACCGTTTATATTAACGAAGACGGCGAAGTCGAATTACTGTCTACGTTCCCGCGCGAACTAAGAATCTTAGGCTGA